The genomic segment GCCGGGCTCCGTCCCCGGCCAGCCTGGAGTGCATGACCAGTGACGCCCATGGCGGCGAACCAACCCCTGCCGGTACGGCGGTGATCGAGGCCCACGCGGTGCGACGGCGGTACGCGGGCGGCTTCGAGGCCGTCTCCGGGATCTCCTTCTCCGTACCGCGCGGGGAGCTCTTCGCCCTGCTCGGCACCAACGGCGCCGGGAAGACCTCCACGGTGGAGCTGCTGGAAGGGCTCGCGGTGCCGGACGCCGGGACCGTACGCGTCCTCGGCCACGACCCGTACCGCGAGCGGGGCGCCGTCCGGGCCCGGACGGGGGTGATGCTCCAGGAGGGCGGCTTCCCGTCCGACCTGACGGTGACCGAGACCGTGCGGATGTGGGCCGCGTGCACCAGTGGCGCCCGGCCCGTCGGGGAGGTGCTGGAGGTGGTGGGGCTGACCGGCCGCGCCCGGGTCCGCGTCAAGCAGCTCTCGGGCGGTGAGCGGCGCCGCCTCGACCTGGGGCTGGCCCTCGTCGCCCGCCCGGAGGTCCTCTTCCTGGACGAGCCGACGACCGGGCTCGACGCGGAGGGCCGGCGCGACACCTGGGAGCTCGTCAGGAGCCTGCGGGACGGCGGCACGACGGTGGTGCTGACCACGCATCACCTGGAGGAGGCCGAGGCGCTCGCGGACCGGCTGGCGATCATGCACGGGGGCCGGATCGTGGCCTCCGGGACGACGGCCGAGGTCACGGCCGGGCAGCCGGCCCGTATCCGGTTCCGGCTGCCCGAGGGCGTCCCGGCCGACCGGCTGCCGACGGGCCTGCGGAGCCCGGACGGGGCGGCGGCGGGCGGATGGACCGAGATCCGTACCCGCGCCCTCCAGGAGTCGCTGCACACGCTCCTAGGCTGGGCGGCCCGGGAGGGCGTCGTCCTCGACGGGCTCGACGCCCGGTCCGGGTCGCTGGAGGAGGCGTTCCTGGAGATCGCGCGCACCGGGAGCGGGGACGTTCCCGGGGGTGCGATCACCGGGGGCTGGGAGCGGTCCGGGGCGCGGCGGACGCAGGGGGCGGCGGCATGAGCATCACCACGACGGCGGGCCTCTCCACGGCCCGCACCACGGCGGTGGGGCGGCTGACCGCCCTCGCCCGCGCCGAGCTCACGCTGCTCGCCCGCAACAGGACGGCGGTCTTCGTCGCGGTGCTCATGCCCCTGGCGATGACGGTCGCCCTCAAGTCCTCCCTCGACCGGGTCGATCTCGGGCCCGCCGGGATGTCCGTCGCCGGGGCGGCACTGACCGGCGGGATCGGGGTGGCGCTGATCCAGGTCGTCCACATGAACCTCGTCTCCACGTACGTCGCCCGGCGCGAGGAGCTGGTGCTGAAGCGGCTGCGGACCGGGGAGATCCGGGACCTGGAGATCCTCGGCGG from the Streptomyces sp. NBC_01335 genome contains:
- a CDS encoding ABC transporter ATP-binding protein is translated as MTSDAHGGEPTPAGTAVIEAHAVRRRYAGGFEAVSGISFSVPRGELFALLGTNGAGKTSTVELLEGLAVPDAGTVRVLGHDPYRERGAVRARTGVMLQEGGFPSDLTVTETVRMWAACTSGARPVGEVLEVVGLTGRARVRVKQLSGGERRRLDLGLALVARPEVLFLDEPTTGLDAEGRRDTWELVRSLRDGGTTVVLTTHHLEEAEALADRLAIMHGGRIVASGTTAEVTAGQPARIRFRLPEGVPADRLPTGLRSPDGAAAGGWTEIRTRALQESLHTLLGWAAREGVVLDGLDARSGSLEEAFLEIARTGSGDVPGGAITGGWERSGARRTQGAAA